A window of the Kosakonia radicincitans DSM 16656 genome harbors these coding sequences:
- a CDS encoding DUF441 domain-containing protein, which produces MFDSTLFILLALAALGFVSHNTTVAVSILVLIIVRITPLNTFFPWIEKQGLTVGIIILTIGVMAPIASGSLPPSTLLHSFVNWKSLVAIAVGIFVSWLGGRGVTLMSTQPSLVAGLLVGTVLGVALFRGVPVGPLIAAGLVSLLIGRQ; this is translated from the coding sequence ATGTTTGATAGCACGCTGTTTATTTTGCTCGCGCTCGCCGCGCTGGGATTTGTCAGCCACAACACCACTGTCGCCGTTTCCATTCTGGTGCTGATTATTGTCCGCATCACGCCGCTGAACACCTTCTTTCCGTGGATAGAAAAACAGGGGCTGACGGTGGGGATTATTATTCTGACGATTGGCGTGATGGCGCCGATTGCCAGCGGCTCGCTGCCGCCGTCCACCCTGTTGCACTCCTTCGTCAACTGGAAGTCGCTGGTGGCCATTGCGGTGGGTATTTTTGTCTCGTGGCTCGGCGGGCGCGGCGTGACATTAATGAGTACGCAGCCGTCGCTGGTGGCAGGGCTGCTGGTTGGCACCGTGCTGGGTGTGGCCCTGTTCCGGGGCGTTCCGGTCGGGCCACTGATTGCTGCCGGGCTGGTGTCGCTGCTAATTGGTCGGCAGTGA
- a CDS encoding amino acid ABC transporter permease — protein sequence MIANVTVITDNLDYLLWGRAAQGEPGGVLLSLLMTFGAAALAFPGGVLLACCAWRFRGLPRRVLFLWAEIIRGIPLIFVIFWLWFLLPWLTGTDLPGAVTVTLALAWFTSASVMYSTLAALGALPDGQYEAALSSGFSSAQTLRLVLLPQALRNALPSYVGLLVALLKDTSLAFIVNVPELTTVAGQVNNRVQVYPAALFIFTGLVYYLLCSALEFAVKRHQRRYSLPTN from the coding sequence ATGATCGCTAACGTTACGGTTATCACCGATAACCTCGATTATCTGTTGTGGGGGCGAGCAGCCCAGGGAGAACCGGGCGGGGTATTGCTCTCATTGCTGATGACCTTTGGCGCGGCGGCGCTGGCCTTTCCCGGCGGCGTGCTGCTGGCCTGTTGCGCCTGGCGCTTTCGCGGCTTGCCGCGCAGGGTACTGTTTCTGTGGGCAGAGATTATCCGCGGCATTCCGCTGATCTTCGTGATTTTCTGGCTGTGGTTTTTACTGCCGTGGCTGACAGGAACGGATCTGCCTGGCGCGGTGACCGTAACGCTGGCGCTGGCGTGGTTTACCTCGGCATCGGTAATGTATTCGACGCTGGCGGCGCTGGGCGCGTTGCCAGACGGCCAGTACGAAGCGGCGCTGAGCAGTGGTTTTAGCAGCGCGCAAACCCTGCGGCTGGTACTGCTGCCACAAGCGTTACGCAATGCGCTGCCCTCATACGTGGGGTTGCTGGTCGCGCTGCTGAAGGACACCTCGCTGGCATTTATCGTCAACGTGCCGGAGCTGACCACCGTAGCCGGGCAGGTGAATAACCGGGTGCAGGTCTATCCTGCGGCGTTGTTTATCTTTACCGGTCTGGTCTACTACCTGCTGTGCAGCGCGCTGGAGTTTGCCGTCAAACGCCACCAGCGTCGTTATTCACTGCCGACCAATTAG
- a CDS encoding amino acid ABC transporter permease has translation MALHLDWAGVLTGQPAQWIVSGFLTTIWVTIAGMLLATALTVLLLALRLTGGKVRRGAVAVWVSLFRNTPLLVQLLFWYFAAWNLLPLSFRQYVNDDHAFSILPGNVWWFTPEFLSSAWALGLFTAAFLVEEIQAGLHAVPRGQIEAAESQGFSPLALFRWVLLPQGLHNAWQPVVGQYLNLMKLSSLATGIGLGELTYQTRQIESYNAHALEAFAIGSALYLLLGLVMSVLFNGAQSWRILRRAAGGQHDR, from the coding sequence ATGGCGCTGCATCTCGACTGGGCGGGCGTGCTGACCGGGCAGCCCGCGCAATGGATCGTCTCCGGTTTTCTCACCACCATTTGGGTCACTATCGCCGGTATGTTGCTGGCGACGGCGCTGACGGTACTGCTGCTGGCGTTGCGGTTGACCGGTGGCAAAGTGAGGCGTGGAGCGGTGGCGGTGTGGGTTTCGCTGTTTCGCAACACGCCTTTGCTGGTGCAGTTACTGTTCTGGTATTTCGCCGCCTGGAACCTGCTGCCGCTGAGTTTTCGCCAGTACGTCAATGACGACCATGCATTCAGCATTCTGCCGGGTAATGTCTGGTGGTTTACCCCGGAATTTCTCTCCTCCGCCTGGGCCTTAGGGCTGTTTACCGCCGCATTTCTGGTGGAAGAGATTCAGGCCGGGCTACACGCGGTACCGCGCGGGCAAATTGAAGCGGCCGAGTCGCAAGGGTTCAGCCCGCTGGCGCTGTTTCGCTGGGTGCTGTTGCCGCAGGGGTTGCACAATGCCTGGCAACCGGTGGTGGGGCAATATCTCAACCTGATGAAACTCTCCTCGCTGGCCACCGGGATTGGCCTTGGCGAACTGACCTACCAGACCCGACAGATCGAAAGTTACAACGCGCATGCGCTGGAAGCGTTTGCCATTGGCAGCGCGCTCTATCTGCTGCTGGGGCTGGTGATGAGCGTGCTGTTCAATGGGGCGCAAAGCTGGCGAATTCTACGCCGCGCGGCGGGAGGGCAGCATGATCGCTAA